The stretch of DNA AGTTGGGTAATTTACTTCATGCGGTCTTAACTGACGTAAGCCACCACATTCTGGTGTTGCATCAAAATGCAATCCAAACCCTTTAGAGAAGCATCACAGTATACTTTAAATGGTTCATGCGGTTCCGGCAAGATCAAAACAGGTGCTGAAGTTAAATTTTgcttcaaaatttgaaaactcTCTTCACACTCTGATGTCCAAACAAAATGCACTTCCTTCCTTGTCAACTTGGTCATTGGTAGTGCAATCCGGGAAAAGCCTTTGATAAATCTTCGGTAATATCTGGCTAAGCCCAAAAAACTTCTGACTTCCGTCACAGTCGTCGGTCTTTCCCATTCCGTCACCACTTCTACCTTAGAAGGTTCCACCGCTAttcctcctttgctcaccacgTGACCTAGGAACTTTACTTCCTCCTTTCAGAACTCGCACTTCGACTTCTGCTCTTTCAGGATTTACAGCACAATACTCAAATGCTCCTCATGTTCCTTTGCCGTCTTGGAGTAAACTAAGAAGTCATCTATGAAAATTACCACAAACTTGTCCAGAAAGGGACGAAAGACTCTGTTCATATAATCCATGAAGATAGCAGGTGCATTCGTTAACCCAAAGGACATCACCGTAAACTCGTAGTGTCCATAACGCATCCTAAACACAGTCTTAGGGATATCATCCTCTTTCACCCTTATGTGATGGTAACCAGATCTCAAATCGATTTTGGAAAACACCCCAGCTCCTTGCAGTTGATCCATCAAGTCATCTATCCTTGGCAGCGGGTACTTATTCTTCACAGTCACTTTATTCAACTGGCAGTAATCCATACACAGTCGCATctctccatccttcttcttcaccaataaaACTGGCGCTCCCCACGGTGACACACTCGGTCAAATGATCCTTTTGTTCAGAAGCTCCTCCAACTCAGTCTTTAACTTGGCCAGTTCTTTCGGAGCCATCCTATACGGTGTAATCGATACTGGTCTGGCTCCCGGTACCAATTCAATCGCAAACTCAATCTCCTTTTGAGGTGAGAACTCAGGTATATCTTCCGGAAATACTTCCGAAAAGTACCTAACTACCAGAATCTGATCTAAGTCTTGGGTATCGCCCGAAGCATTTGCAGTTAACAAGATGTAACCCTGACACTCTTCCCCACTACAGCGTACCACTACAGAGTTCAGGTAGTATCCCGCAACTACCACTGCTCCATTCTCTCCTTCTGGCATAAATCGAATTGTCCGTTCAAAGCAATCCAACAAAACCCGATTTTTCGACAACCAATCAAACTCCAAAATCATCTCCAAACCAACCATAGGTAAACAGATCAAATCATGTACAAAATCTCTACCCTCAAGCTTGAAACCTATTTGTCTACAACTTGACCTAATCATAACTGTCTGATGTGGAGTATGTACATGCAGATCAAAAGGTAACTCTGACACTTTCAAGCATAATTCCTCAACTTTAGCAAACGAGATAAACGAATGCGATGCTCCAATATCATATAATGCAATTAAAGTCTTATCACCAAATGAAAAAATacttgataaaccattattttatggtttatcttgtgctaaatagagtggattttatcaatcttttatacacttattcatataaaatgcatggtttaacattttccttccataattggtgctatgattgaaaacgtgcTTATTTGGCctttaattcattatttttaatcctctcttatttccattcaatgccgtgatatgtgtgttaagtgttttaagagattacagggcaggaatggcttggaggatggaaaagaagcatgaaaaagaggaaggaacatAAGGAATTAAAGATTTCAAGGGTGAGCAGTGACGCACACGTGTGAAGCACGCATCCGCGTGGTTAGGAAATAGCAGCGACGCGCACACGTATGGcatgcgtatgcgtgactgGAAGATTgaacatcgacgcgtacgcgtggaaggCCGTCACGTGCTGCATATCAGAATTCACCAGGGGCGATTTTTGGGCCTCTTTTTGACCCAAATTTAGGCCCGAAAGTCCAGATTAGAGGTAGGGGTGTAGCTGAGACTTGGACACACTTTCATTCTCACttagttttttagtttttagtttagtttagggaattttagagaaaaacaCCATTCTCTTAGGGTTCACAGTTTTTCTAAAATTCGCTTTTGGATTGGAACTTGGGAAGAGTTGCTGCTATCTCTGG from Arachis duranensis cultivar V14167 chromosome 4, aradu.V14167.gnm2.J7QH, whole genome shotgun sequence encodes:
- the LOC110280421 gene encoding uncharacterized protein LOC110280421, with protein sequence MVGLEMILEFDWLSKNRVLLDCFERTIRFMPEGENGAVVVAGYYLNSVVVRCSGEECQGYILLTANASGDTQDLDQILVVRYFSEVFPEDIPEFSPQKEIEFAIELVPGARPVSITPYRMAPKELAKLKTELEELLNKRII